One genomic segment of Naumovozyma castellii chromosome 9, complete genome includes these proteins:
- the NCAS0I01720 gene encoding zinc-dependent alcohol dehydrogenase yields the protein MSSPVIPKTQKAIIFESNGGPLEYKDIPVPTPKSNEILVNIKYSGVCHTDLHAWKGDWPLDTKLPLVGGHEGAGIVVAIGDNVKGWKIGDYAGVKWLNGSCMACEYCELGNESNCPNADLSGYTHDGSFQQYATADAVQAARIPAGTNLSEVAPILCAGMTVYKALKSANLRAGEWVAISGACGGLGSLCIQYANAMGYRVLGIDGGDDKAKLFKQLHGEVFIDFTKTKDVISEVNKVTNGGAHGVINVSVSEAAIEASTKYCRANGTVVLVGLPGGAKCKSDVFNQVVKSMTIVGSYVGNRADTREALDFFTRGLVKAPIHVAPLSTLPTIFEKMEKGQIVGRYVVDTSR from the coding sequence ATGTCGTCTCCAGTTATCCCAAAAACCCAAAAAGcaattatttttgaatctAACGGAGGTCCACTAGAGTACAAAGATATCCCAGTTCCAACCCCAAAGTCTAACGAAATTTTGGTCAACATCAAATATTCTGGTGTCTGTCACACAGACTTACATGCCTGGAAGGGTGACTGGCCCTTAGATACCAAATTACCATTGGTTGGAGGTCACGAAGGTGCTGGTATTGTCGTCGCTATTGGTGACAATGTCAAGGGCTGGAAAATTGGTGATTATGCTGGTGTAAAATGGTTGAATGGCTCTTGTATGGCATGCGAATACTGTGAATTGGGGAACGAATCAAATTGTCCAAATGCTGATTTGTCAGGTTACACTCACGATGGTTCTTTCCAACAATATGCTACAGCTGATGCTGTTCAGGCTGCTAGAATTCCAGCCGGAACAAACTTGTCAGAAGTAGCTCCAATCCTATGTGCTGGTATGACAGTCTACAAGGCTTTGAAATCTGCTAATTTGAGGGCTGGAGAATGGGTTGCCATTTCTGGTGCTTGTGGTGGGTTAGGTTCTTTATGTATCCAATATGCAAACGCTATGGGTTATAGAGTATTAGGTATCGATGGTGGTGATGATAAGGCCAAACTATTCAAGCAACTACATGGTGAAGTCTTCATTGATTTTACGAAGACTAAGGATGTCATTTCTGAAGTTAACAAGGTTACTAATGGTGGTGCTCATGGTGTCATCAATGTGTCTGTTTCTGAAGCGGCAATTGAAGCCTCCACCAAATACTGTAGAGCTAACGGTACTGTTGTCTTAGTTGGTTTGCCTGGTGGTGCCAAGTGTAAATCTGATGTCTTTAATCAAGTTGTTAAGTCTATGACAATTGTTGGCTCTTACGTTGGAAATAGAGCTGATACAAGAGAAGCTTTGGACTTCTTCACTAGAGGTTTGGTTAAGGCTCCAATCCATGTGGCTCCCTTGTCCACCTTACCaacaatatttgaaaaaatggaaaaggGTCAAATTGTTGGTAGATATGTTGTTGATACATCTAGATAG